TTAGGATCATCACACATAGATCACTGAATTCTCTCTCCTCCTTAGCTAGATCTTCGAGCTTATATTCGTATACATGTTCATCTTTATATGTGAGGTTCTCATAGATCTTCACAGTCCCCTTGAGTCCCTTGGAAACTAGATATCTAGCTACTCTCTGAGGACCGTCTCGATATGGTTCTGGGAAAACCACTATCTCTCTACCAATAGATGTTGCCTTGATGATCTCCTCGTAATACCTCTCAGCACCTTCTGCATGGAGGGAGATGAAGATGATCTCTGCCATGTCGAGCCCTTCCCTTGATAGCGCTGTGTTAAGTGAAGAGACTCCTGGTATGATCTCACATTCTATTCCATAGGATCTGCATAGCTTTCTCAGCTTTTCCATGAGTTGCCAATCAGATACAGAAGGATCTCCATGGATCAGAAATGCTACACATCTACTCCTAGCTAGATCCGCTATATATTCTAGATCTCTTGCTTCTGTTAGATAGCTGATCTCGACGATCTCTTTACCAGCTATTAACTTTGAAAACCTCCTAATCACACTACTCCAGCCGGCTATGATATCGCAGTTACCTAGAATCCTATGCCCTTTCAAAGTCAATAGCTCAGGATCTCCTGGGCCAACCCCGATGATATATAGCAATACAAAACCCTAAACAATATCTCTCTTGGATGTTAAAGCCTATATTGTTCGAGGCCTTTTTAATAGATGCTCTAAGCTAAGGACATAGATCCCAGAGCTATATATTCGAGGAATTCTCTAACTAGGATCACACAACTATTCTTCCTCTCTCAACCCTATATTCTATTGGTTCTATGCAGTGTGCTGTGAACCTCATCTTCTTTATATATAGGTATCTCGATATCTTTTTCTTCATAACATCAGCCTCTATATTAGCCACCACTACGCCGTCTAACACGTTTTCAACAGTTTTTAGCCACTCGGCTATCTCCTCCGAGTCTGTGTGAACCACGACTAGAGTTGTTATCCCATATCCTTTGGAAACAACAGCCCTCACCCTTTTCAAAAGCTCTGTAGCACTGCTTATCTCTCCAGAGGATAGGATCTCGTTATATGAGTCTATAATCATAACCCCTCTACCCCCCTTTTCAGATACATATGAAGCCTCGATCCTCGATGCCGATAATATTTCCTCTGGTGATAGTGATTGGAGAGATCTCGAGATAATATCTTGGGAAGGTTTGAGGGGAGACATTCTATAGGAGAAGCCATCTATTATCCTCAGCCTACCACTAGCTATCGCCGATCTAACAGCCTCCTCCCCAACCAGGTTTGAGAGCGAGCTAACAATATGTGGGGGATCGTCATCCAATGCCATATATATAATATACTCTCCTTTCGAGAGATGATATGAAGCTATATTCCTTACAAGAAGACTCTTACCACCTCCTGAGGGGCCTACAATAGCGATCATAGATCTGGGATCCACATACTCCACACACCAGTCAAGAGCCTTGACACCGAATATGAAACCCTGCTGGCCAGCCTCCAAGATATCCCCATATCTATTGTTTTAGAAGTCATATATCTAGACCCAAACGCCTGGCTTGTTTAGAGAGATGCTTGAGCTAAGCTGTCTAAAAAAGGATCACCAAGGCTATCCTTCCTTAATCCTCTTGTTTATAGCTTCGTTGATCATTATGAGGGCAAGGCTGTATATCACTATGAAGATCGATGGATAAGCTATTGCCCACCACTTATCTCTATAGATAGCGCCGGTTGTGAATGCCCAGTATAGGGTCTCACCCCATGTTGGCTGCTTTATATCGCCGAGTCCTAGGAATATAAGCGTTGTTATAGCGTGAACCGAGTATATGAGGTCCTGTATGAAGGAGACCACGATCAGGGGGATCATATTTGGTATTATATGCCTCACAATGATTCTCAGAGGCCCGGCTCCAATTGCTATTGCAGCCTCAACATATGGAGAGCCCTTGATAACAACAACCTGTGACCTTATTATTCTAGCCGTTGATGGCCAGGAGAGGATCCCGAGAACCAGGGCTGCTAGGTAGTTGTTAGGAGGAACATAGGCTGAGAGTATGAGGAATACGAAGAACGATGGGATCAATAGAAAAATATCCGTCAGCCTCATAAAAACCTCGTCAACCCAGCCACCGATATAGCCGCTTATAGCACCCATTACAAGCCCTATAGATACTATCAGGGTGGAAGCTAGCGCAGAGATTACCATGGTATATACAGTTCCCCAGATAAGCCTTGAAAAGAGATCCCTCCCAAAATAATCTGCGCCCATTATCAGGGAGGGGCTTGGAGGATGATAGGATTCGGCAACAAGAGCGTTGGGATCGTTCCTCGCTATTTGGGGAGCAGCGATGGAGAGTGCTATAAATAGAGCTATTATTGAGAGCCCCACAACCCCTCTTAGATCGTATAGCACATATTTCCAGAGGATCTGTGGAATCCTCCTCATAGGCGATATAACGGGCCTCACCATATAGGGAGACACCTACTTAACCCTCACCCTAGGATCTAGAGCCATGTAGAGTAGATCTGCTGTGAGATTAGCTAGGGATACTGTTATAGATAAGAGGAGGAAGACACCCTGTATCAAGGGATAATCCTTATTCAGTATCGCATTTATAAAGACATACCCCATTCCAGGGTATGAGAATATGGCCTCGGCGATAACAGCTCCAACAACTATGTAGCCGATAGATATAGCTGTGGATGTGACAACGGGGAGTATGGCGTTCCTAGCAACATTCCACATGATCCTAGACTCCTTCAAACCCTTTGCCCTCATAACCAGTACAAAGTCCTCCTTCAGAATAGCGATCATGTTATTCTTCATAACATAATATGTATGGGGCAGCCCGATTAACACAAGTGTTATTATAGGCAGCGCTGAGTGGGTGAGAACATCCATTACAAGCCCTATAGAAAACCCTTTTGAGATATATTCATATGAATATGCATGGGATATAGGGAACACACCTAGCTTGACACCGAATATGTAGAGGAAAACCAATGCCAGAAGAAAATAGGGCATAGATAGTATGAAGGACATGATGCTAGATAGAACCGTGTCGAGCTTCCCACCCTGCCTAGCAGCGGATATCATACCCAGTGTAATCCCTATGATAACCCTCAAAGAGATCACTATGCTAAGCAGAAGAACACTCCATGGCAGGGCAGACGCTATTACATCTACAACAGGCCTCATGTTATATGTGAAGGAATATCCGAGATCGAGCCTCGCCAGGCTTGCTATATAGGCTATAAACTGATCCCATAGGCTCCCCCTCAACCCGAGCCTCGCCCTTATAGCCTCCGCCTCCTCATTAGACAATCCATATGTCTGTTGAAGCAGATCCACAGGGTCTCCTGGAGCCAACCTAGGGATTATGAAGGAGATTAGAGTTGCAGCGGCTATAACCAAAAAAGTATTTACAATTCTCCTCACGATATATTTTGTTGAAACCATTACCTCCCGATCCTCCTCCTATATATTAGGACACCCCCTAGGATAGCTATGATAAGAGCCAAGGCGAGAGGCACTACAAGCCAGTCTAGAGAACCCCTCTGCACCCCCTGTGTCTGAGGGGAGACGCCGGTGGTTTGGGTCTCCACTGGGGTTGTTCTAGCCATGGTTGGTGAAGGGGTAACTGTGATTACTGATGTGAGTATTTGGGTGAGCTGTTGGATCGATTGGGTTGCAGCAGCTTGCCTCTTTTTAATGCTTAGCAATGTATCCAGCGTTTGGAGACCCGTCTGTATGCCTTCAACCCTATCTGATCTATATACCTTGATATCATATATGCTATATAGAGGTATGATGGGCATATATCTGTGGAGGATCTCCTGGATCTTCATTATCTGATCCCTATATGCCGTTGGATTGTCTGTGCTTAGCGCAGAGTCTATAGCGGAGTCTAGCTCTGGTATCCTCACCCTAGCCCAGTTTGTGCCAGGCGTGTTCTGCCCTATCTCCGCTGTTGCGTTGCTGTGAAACACTGGTTGGAAGAGATATGCTGCAGGATCATAGAGCATGAGAAGACTATATATCCTGGATCCAAAGAATATTGTGAAGGCCCCCCTATTCCTTATATCCACATATGTAGGTAGAGCCACTAATCTTATATTTACCTCGATACCAACCTTCTGGAGATCAGATGCTATAAGCTGGGCAGCGGTTAGCCAGTCGCTTATAGATGGGACATCAAGCTCGAAGCTAAGTCTCTTCCCATCAGGCGATATCCTCACCCCATCGGCCCCCTTCTTAAAGCCTAGTCTATCGAGGATCTGGCTAGCCCTATCAGGATCATATGCCATGTTTGTCCCATTCACCTCTCTGTTTAGCCACTGATCCTCAGCTACTGGTGGTATGAAGTTATACCTAGGTATCCCATAGCCTGCCCCGGCTCTCTCAGCAAGGATCTTCCTGTTTATCGCCAGGGAAAGGGCAATTCTAAAATCAGTTATATTTGTTGGGTAAACCTGGTTGTTTGTCCATAGATAGAATATATTATTTGACCAGGGCATAGGCTCGACAGATATCCCCGGAGATCCTAGGACGGTGGGGACATCTGTGGGGGAGAAATAGCATGAATCGATCTCACCTCTCAGGATAGCCGGTATTAGGGATTGCGTCGATTGATACAGCTTAATCCTGAACCTCTCTACATGTGGAGACCCCATGAAGAAACCCTTAGAGGCCTTCATAACTATCTCGCTCTGAGGATCATAGTATTCAAGGGTAAACGGGCCTAGAGTAACACTGAGCCCCGGATCCCCTGGCTTGATCACAAGTCTCGAGAAATCGGCCTCTGAAATGTTTGAAACAATATTTCTCCACACGTGTTGTGGAACAGCTATCCTACTGGCCACCGAAACGAACACAAGCGTTGTATTCCTGCTAACAGTGAACCTGAGAATCTTTTCCCCGGTTTTATCTACATTCACCACATACTTCAATATACCCTGTGGATCTAGGGTTTTGTTGAATGGGAGGTAGATGTATTTCCATGTGAAGATATAGTCATCAGCTGTTAGGGGTTTCCCATCGCTCCAATAAACGTTATCCCTTATATAGAAATAGACCTCCGTTAAATTGCCGGATCTCCTGAACTCCCATGAGGAGGCCGCCCATGGAACGAAGGATCCATTGGGAGAGATATAGATCAAACCAGTAGAGAATAGGATCCCAGATACAACGCTGTCAACACCGATAGCTGTGAAGGGGTTGAGGTTGCCCCTCGCAGTCCCCGGATATCCCCATATATAGTCGCCTCCCTGGGCCTCAACAGCTACATATGTATTGAGAAGAGGGGCAATAACTATCATAGCCAGAATTATTGTAACAAACATACGCCTTTCCATATGGATACCCAACTATAATATGCAGCAGGATCGTAATAAGGTACTTGTTACGTAATCTTTAGAGTGGGGACCTTGTTTATAAACCCTGTGATCGCTCATCCTTTAGAGGTTCTAAATATATCAAGGGTAGCTCCCATGATGGTCGGGATCGTTGAGGGTTTCTACGGACAGCCTTGGGATCTTCTTGACAGGATATCCATGGTATCCTATATGGGGAGGGTCAGGCTTAACCTATATATCTATGCCCCCAAGGATGATCCCTATCACAGGGTTTCGTGGAGAAGCCCTTATCCGCAACACCAGATGGAGGGCTTCTCAATGCTCATAGATGCCTGTGCTAGAAATGGTGTTGCGTTTGGCTATGCAATATCCCCTGGTCTTGACATTGATTATTCCTCTAAGAGCGATATAGATATCCTTATAAGGAAGCTCAGCATGTTCATGGATCTTGGTACGAGGGTGCTTGGAATCTTTCTAGATGATATACCCCCTGAGCTGAGGGGAAGAGGTTTTAAGAGCCTGGCAGAGGCACAGGCATCTATCGCGAATAGGGTATATAGAGAGCTATCCCCAGACAGGCTGTTCCTCGTGCCAACCTATTACTGGGGCTATGAGGAGGGCTATTTGAGAGAGCTCGGCTCTCTTCTAGATAGTGGCGTTGAGATCGTCTGGACCGGCAGGTATGTTGTCTCGCCAACAATAGATCTCGATGATATTGAGAGGTTTAGAGAGATAGCAGGTAGATATCCTGCTATCTGGGATAACTACCCCGTCAATGACTTCTTCATGGTGAGGGGTGTTATAAGGCTGCATATGGGTCCTATAAAGGGGAGAGATCCAAGGATATTCGCTGTATCACCTGCATATATGTCTAACCCTATGAACCAGGCCGAGGCCTCTAAAATACCGATCTACAGTATCTCGAGAATAGCACGTGGATATGAGCTCGGAGATATGGTTCTAGAAAAAGCTGTGGAGCTAATAGCCGGTGAAGAGGTGTGGGACGCTCTAAAACTCTTCGTAAGGCTTAACAGCTCAAGCCCGCTAGACCCTGAAGCAGATTTCGAGCCAAGTGGTGGGGAAGCTAAATCGCTAATAGATATGGTAGATACTCTCAGAAGAAGCCTGGGCAATAAAAAGCTCCTCCGGGAGATAAGCCCCATATTATCATTCATAGAAAGCCTTGCAAAAACCCTTGCAAGGGGTGAGAAAATGCCTAGTAAAGCCTATAGAATCCAGACAGCCGGGCTATATGATCCGCCCATTAGCGATGAGACCATGGTAAGGGTCTTCGGAAGGGTTACTAGGAGGAGGCCTATGTGGATCTCGTGAGGAGGCTGTTCTATTTGACCTCTCTAGGAGTTGATGTTTTCCTAGGCGAGGGTATTTGGAGAGCATATAATGGGAAGAGAATCTCGATCATGTGTAACTCTGCTAGCATAACATCTAACTACACATATACACTAGATGAGATATCTTCTAGAGGATTAAGGATCCAAGGTATCCTCGTCCCAGAGCACGGCTACTGGGGATTTCTCCAGGCTGGAGAGGAGGTTCAACATTACTATGATAGATATCTAGGATCCTGGGTATATAGCCTCTATAAGGCTTCTAGGGAAGAGGTGAGGAGGATTCTCGAGGAAAGCGATGTTCTATTAATAGATATCCAGGATCTCGGCCTCAGATTCTACACATATCTATCCGCAGTCCTCGACCTATTATCTCTGGCTTCAAGGCTGGGGGAAAAGGAGGTTCTGATCCTCGACAGGCCTAATCCCCTCGGAGGGGTATTGGTGGAGGGGCCTATCGCAAGGGAAAATATGATCTCAATTCTCTCCCCATATAAGATACCGATAAGATATGGAGCAACCATAGGCGAGATTGCAAGGCTCTATGAGAATGAAGAGAGCCTCGGTATAGATCTCCGTGTAATACCTATGAAAGGATGGTCAAGAAAGCAAGATATATTGGATATAGCCATGCCATGGGCCCCAACATCTCCAGCAATACCTACACCCGACACTGTATATCCATATGCCCTAACAGTATATCTCGAGGCGACAAATATAAGTGAGGGTAGAGGGACATATACCCCTTTTAAGGTGATTGGAGCACCCTTCATAGATCCTATAAAGCTTTCGCAAGCCCTTGGAGACGCAATTAGCAGAGATACAGCTGTTTTCAGACCTACCATGTTTAGACCCCTATTCTCCAAATATAGTGGTGAGATGTGTGGTGGCGTATATATACATATTATAGATAGAAAGAGAGTTAGGGTCTTCGAAACAAGTCTCAAGATCCTTAGCACCCTATATACATTATATGGAGATCACATTGAACTGATAAAACGAGGCGATAGGTTCTTAATTGACATACTATATGGAGATCCAAGGGTTAGATCTGTTATCACAGGCCAGCTCGATCTATATAGCTATATCTCATCTATAGATGAGGAGATTCTAGGCTACAGAGAGAGGCTGGAGCCAGTTAAGATATATAGTTAATCCTCCGAGGATCTCTGTTTAAATAAACACTCAGGAGGAAGATCCTTTCTATCTCCTGACAACAATCCTCTCCTCGAGAGAGCCAGGAGCAGGGATGAGCATTCCTGGCTAAGAACGGGATCGCGGATCTCCACCTCGCGGCCAACATAGCTGACGATGGCCCTCCTGATCATGGGACCCCAGATATCTTTGTTCGCGTGGTACGTAGAACCCACAATGGCCAGTGGTAGAACCCCTATTTTATCTGCAATAGCTCTATAGGCTATCGCTATCTCTTCAGCCTCCTCCTTAAGGATCCTGATCGCCACTCTATCGCCCTCCCTAGCAGCTTGAAAAATGTCTATCGCGAAAGATGCTATGAGGCTCTTGATGTTTCCACCAGAATATATGATCTTCAGGAGATCCTGAGGATCGCGCGCGCCAAATCTTCTTAAAGCCCTCTCAACCAAGGAGGTTGGTTCTAGCCTACCATCTAAGGATCTATAGACTGCTCTGAGACCAATAATACCTATTCTCCACGAGCCCCCTTCATCGCCTATGAGATGACCCCAGCCCCCCACTCTTATCCGCCTCCCTCTAGAAATGCCTAAAAAGCTGCTCCCAGTACCCAGGATAGCTATTATACCATCACCTCCTAGAAAGGCTGAGTAGTGTGCAGCCTCGAGATCCTCTATAATTTCTATGGAACCCCTATCGATACCAAGCATACTAGATATACAGTCTGAAAGATTGCTGTCCCATGCACCTCCAAGCCAACCTGCTAGCCCTGCGCCAATGAAAACAGGTTTAAGCTCTCTCTCATATTTGATAGCCGATGATATAGCTCTGTAGATGTTCCTGCAGGAATCTATAACTCCTATTGACGCCGGGTTTCCCGGGCCTGAGAAACCGTGACCCACATATAGCCACTCGGTGGTTATAGCTATAGCAACAGTCTTTGTCGCTCCAGCGTCAACACCGATGAAAACGTCCTTATCCCCCATGATAAAAGCCTCCGAGGCTTTTTGCATTTATAGCTTAGAGATGCTTTACATACTTTTTGTACTTTTCAAGCAACATTCTATTTAGATCCTTGCTATGCGGGATATTTACACTAACCCATATCTCAGGCTCATACCCCCTTTTAATCAGCTTCTCGATGGCTAGTATCTCGAGTGTGTGGGCTATGAAGGAGTTCACTATAGTCGATACAGGGGCGATTCTCCTGCCACCCAGTTCCTTGATCTCTACAGCGGCATCTCCTTCAGGCACCTTATTGTCTACAACGATATCTGCAACCTCATATAGCTTCTTACCATATCTATTCTCGGGCTCGAGCTTCTTAGAATATTCAACAGATGTTATAGCTATAACCCTTACACCCCTCTCCCTAGCAAGTACAGAGGCTTCTACAGGCACTGCATTTTTTCCAGAGTTCGAGATCACTATAAGCACATCTCCCTCGCTAGGCGAGTAATACTCTATAAGGGCATCTGCATATCCGCTGAGCCTCTCGATCATAGAGCTTTTAGCAGCCCCCGAGAACGGGCTTAGAGCTGTATCAAGCATCGGATATATCCTTGCAAGGCCCCCAGCCCTGTGGAACATCTCCACAGCTACTAACATCGAGTGGCCGGTTCCAAGCACATATATCAACCTATCATTCATAATCCCCATAGCCATCTCCTCAGACGCTCTCTCCATGTTAGCCATCTCCTCAGATAAGATCCTCTCAAATATGCTGTGTATCACATCCCTATACATATATACATAACCCAACCCCATACCCATCACCCCAGATCAAGCTTGCAAGGCCTAGCCACCTCTCCTCTTACGCATTATAAACTCAGACTCATCCTCTATAATTGCATCTCTTATCTCCCCTACAATCTCATAGCCAAGGGATCTATAGAACTTCACAGCTCTATAGTTAAAACCCGAGACAAGTAAAAAGCTGTTCCCCCTATACCTAAATATATCTCTCTCAGCAGCATCCATGAGCAGCCTGCCTATCCCCCTACCCCTATATCTCTCATCAACCGCTATAGCCCTTATATATCCCCCCAGAGGGAATCCATCAAATACTCTGAAAAGCACGAAACCTACTACAGATCCCTCTAACTCGGCCACATATGCCCATCCCTCCTCAATAGAGGAGATAGATATGTCTATGCACATATCCCTACTATATCCGAGTGTTATATACGGGTCTGTTGAAACCATGATCCTGCAGATCTCATCTACATCTAGGATCGACGGCCTTCTTACCTGCACCAAGAGATCAGACCCTCGCCAGTCTAGACCCATACCACATTTTATCTAGAATCCTGGAAAACATATAAAACAATTGATCAAGCTCTTTTTACGTAACACCTTCCTTAAGAATATATACCGCTAATATTATTAGTAGAGGCTAGCAGTATGTCGAGTTCTAGTAGGGGTATAGAAGTACTATCGATAATGATAGTGGTGATGATCCTAGGATCTATATTTCTAAGCATATGGCCCCCAATATATATGATCAATGTATATGCACAGGAAAGCACGGCAATATTGAAGCTCTGCATACCATCACCTGGAAAGGTTCTGGATCTGAATCCCTATTTCTACATCGCATCACCACCCCTGACACACTGTATGATACTTAAGCTAGTGTATGAAACACTTGCTGAGGAGAAGAGCGATGGATCCCTAGAACCCCTGCTAGCTACTCAATGGAGCACTTCGCAAGATGGAAAGACAATCACTATAAAGCTAAGATCGAATGTCTATTGGCACGATGGCACGCCATTCACCTCAAGAGATGTGGCATTTGTTCTAACAACAATCAAGAGATATCCAGGTGGCGATGTGTATTCGATAGGAAGATACATCGAGTCTTTAGAGACACCTGATAATCTAACCATCATCATCAAGCTCACGCAGCCTTTCAGCAGGTTCCTATATTATCTACTCACAGGCTACAGGATCTTCCCTCAACATATTTTCTCGGATAAAAATATGGCTGAGTTTCCAGCAAGGGATCCGCGATATGCTATAGGAACTGGCCCATATAGATTGGTTGAGGCGAACTTCGATACCCAGATATTTAGGTTCGCTGCCTTCGAAAGATACTGGGGAGGATCTCCCAAGGTTAGTGAGATAGTTGTTCAGGTGGTTGATGAATCAGCACCTATCCCGGTTATGATGAAGACAGGGCAGTGCTCTATAGCATCGATAACTAATCCAGCTCTTGTTCCGCCTATAGTCTCTGATCCCTCCTTGGGGGTTGCCGTCTCTAGGGGATGGCCTTATCAGGGTTCATACTACACACCGGCAGGTCTTCTAGTTATAAACACGGCTGTGTATCCACTCAATATAACGGAGTTCAGACGCGCATTAGCATATGCAATAAATAAAGATAGGATAGTCCAGCTAGCGCTCCAGGGATATGGCGAGGTTGCATCGTCAGGTCAGCTACCTATGTCTTCGAAGTGGAGGCCCCCCGATCTAGAGGAGATAAGCTATAATGCCTCAAAAGCGAGAGAGATCTTAAGATCTATAGGCTTTGTCGAAGGGCCAGATCATATGTTCCGATACCCCAACGGAACACCTGTAAGCATAAAGATCATACATACGGGAGGTATAGCAAGCAACGTGGTGGCATTAATAATCCAGGACTGGAGAAATGCTGGCATTGAGGCATCCGAGGAGGTTCTCACAAGACTCACTTACGTCAATAACCTCGCATATGGCTACTACCAGGTTGCAATGCTGCTGACAAATAGACCGACGGATGTTGACTTTGTTCTAACTGTCTTCATGGACAGGAATACAACGCCAACTCCTATAGGGCAGCCAACTCAGTATTGGGGTTGGACTAGGTATGTTAATCCGCAATTCAATGCATATATCGAGAGGGCTAGATCCTCTCTAACAGATGGGGAGGCCTTTAAATACTATGCAGAGGCTCAGAGAATAGCTGCAAGGGATCAGTGGGTAATACCCCTCTACTATTCAAAAGCTATATGGGCCTTCAACAAGAGGGACTTCGTTAGTTGGGAAAAGCTTCAAGAAGGGGAGGGATATCCTACCCATGTGACCATGCTCAGCATAGCACCATATGCTCCTCAGACGCAACCTGCTGCAACAACTATTATATATCGAGAGCAGCAGACATATACAACTGTGAGGGAGTATGTGACATACACGCAGCAATACACACAAGCGGCGGAAGCATCGTCACCTATAGGTGTGGTGGCGATAGCTATCTTGATAGCAGCCGTTGCTGCCATATCTGTATACATTGTTCTGAGGAGGAGATGACATATCCATAGGTGGATCTTTTTTGGGCTATACGAATATAGCTATGAACATATCTAAGAGGATTTCCCAGGCACTCATCACTTATATAGTTGTGAATCTATTTATATTCTTTATACCAAGGATGATGCCTGGAAGCTATGTAGATTATCTGGCATCCTCCAGATTCCTACCTAGAGAGGCTGTTGAAGAGCTATATATAAAGCTGGGCCTAGATAAACCAGTATATATACAGCTTATCAATTACGTGAGGAATGTTATGTTTTCGCCGACGCCTGACTTTGGCTATTCATACTCTTTTTACCCGCTAAAAGCCTGGGACGTCATATCTATATATCTCCCCTGGACGCTCATACTCCTAACCATAGCCACACTAACAACATTCATCTATGGTGTTATGCTCGGCTTTGCAGCTGCTGTTTGGAAAGATAGATTTTTGGGCAGGCTGATCACAAGCTTCTCGATCTTCACTATGTCAAATCCATACTTTGTTCTTGCACTCATATTCCTTATGATCTTCTCTCAATATCTAAGGCTGTTTCCACCAGGAGGGGCTTATTCAACCACGCTACATCCCTCCTCCCCTAATTTCTTAGCTGATGTTATTTGGCATATGGCGCTGCCTCTTATAGCACTGACTATAGGGACATCGGGGCAGTATATCATATTGACAAGGACGATAATCACCAGCAATATGGGAGAGGACTTCTTCAGAGCAGCTGTTGCTATGGGGCTTAAGAGGTATAAAGTGATCATTGAATATGCGTTGAGACCAGGTATCCTTCCCCTTATAACTGTTTTTGGAATTAGATTTGGAACCATGCTTAGTGGAGCCCTTCTAACTGAGATCATATTTAGCTATCCTGGTCTAGGCTATATACTCTACCAAGCCATATTATCTAAGGACTTCCCCCTGATCCAGGCTTTATTCTATATGATGAGCCTAATGGTGATAGTTGCAAGCCTAGCTCTTGATATTCTATATGCTATACTTGATCCTAGGATTAGAAAGGGGTGAATCATGGGTATGCGCGTCATCATAATAGTGATTTCCCTGCTAGGCCTTCTAGCCCTTTTAGGACCTCTCATCGCCCCATACGACCCCTTTCAACCTTCTAGCACACCATATCAGGGTATTTCCTGGCACCATCCTTTGGGAACCGATGGGCTTGGTAGGGACATTCTTTCACAGCTATTAATAGGATCTAGAATAACCCTTGCAATATCCCTAGCATCATCTGCTTTATCCCTCGTAATAGGGCTTATAGTCGGACTCGCCTCTTCCTTCAGATCCATAGTCTCGCAAGCTATTTCAGCTGTAATAGATTCATTCATAGTTATACCTCCCCTCCTCATAATGATCTTTATAGCCTCTATATCAGGCCCCTCCATATATTCTGAGATCCTTGCGATCTCACTCTCATACTGGCCACAAACTGCTAAAACATATAGAGCTGAAGCCTTATCGATC
This region of Sulfolobales archaeon genomic DNA includes:
- a CDS encoding cobalt-precorrin-7 (C(5))-methyltransferase — its product is MLYIIGVGPGDPELLTLKGHRILGNCDIIAGWSSVIRRFSKLIAGKEIVEISYLTEARDLEYIADLARSRCVAFLIHGDPSVSDWQLMEKLRKLCRSYGIECEIIPGVSSLNTALSREGLDMAEIIFISLHAEGAERYYEEIIKATSIGREIVVFPEPYRDGPQRVARYLVSKGLKGTVKIYENLTYKDEHVYEYKLEDLAKEEREFSDLCVMILKLQIDPK
- a CDS encoding ATPase domain-containing protein, translating into MEAGQQGFIFGVKALDWCVEYVDPRSMIAIVGPSGGGKSLLVRNIASYHLSKGEYIIYMALDDDPPHIVSSLSNLVGEEAVRSAIASGRLRIIDGFSYRMSPLKPSQDIISRSLQSLSPEEILSASRIEASYVSEKGGRGVMIIDSYNEILSSGEISSATELLKRVRAVVSKGYGITTLVVVHTDSEEIAEWLKTVENVLDGVVVANIEADVMKKKISRYLYIKKMRFTAHCIEPIEYRVERGRIVV
- a CDS encoding ABC transporter permease; amino-acid sequence: MVRPVISPMRRIPQILWKYVLYDLRGVVGLSIIALFIALSIAAPQIARNDPNALVAESYHPPSPSLIMGADYFGRDLFSRLIWGTVYTMVISALASTLIVSIGLVMGAISGYIGGWVDEVFMRLTDIFLLIPSFFVFLILSAYVPPNNYLAALVLGILSWPSTARIIRSQVVVIKGSPYVEAAIAIGAGPLRIIVRHIIPNMIPLIVVSFIQDLIYSVHAITTLIFLGLGDIKQPTWGETLYWAFTTGAIYRDKWWAIAYPSIFIVIYSLALIMINEAINKRIKEG
- a CDS encoding ABC transporter permease, which produces MVSTKYIVRRIVNTFLVIAAATLISFIIPRLAPGDPVDLLQQTYGLSNEEAEAIRARLGLRGSLWDQFIAYIASLARLDLGYSFTYNMRPVVDVIASALPWSVLLLSIVISLRVIIGITLGMISAARQGGKLDTVLSSIMSFILSMPYFLLALVFLYIFGVKLGVFPISHAYSYEYISKGFSIGLVMDVLTHSALPIITLVLIGLPHTYYVMKNNMIAILKEDFVLVMRAKGLKESRIMWNVARNAILPVVTSTAISIGYIVVGAVIAEAIFSYPGMGYVFINAILNKDYPLIQGVFLLLSITVSLANLTADLLYMALDPRVRVK
- a CDS encoding ABC transporter substrate-binding protein, whose amino-acid sequence is MERRMFVTIILAMIVIAPLLNTYVAVEAQGGDYIWGYPGTARGNLNPFTAIGVDSVVSGILFSTGLIYISPNGSFVPWAASSWEFRRSGNLTEVYFYIRDNVYWSDGKPLTADDYIFTWKYIYLPFNKTLDPQGILKYVVNVDKTGEKILRFTVSRNTTLVFVSVASRIAVPQHVWRNIVSNISEADFSRLVIKPGDPGLSVTLGPFTLEYYDPQSEIVMKASKGFFMGSPHVERFRIKLYQSTQSLIPAILRGEIDSCYFSPTDVPTVLGSPGISVEPMPWSNNIFYLWTNNQVYPTNITDFRIALSLAINRKILAERAGAGYGIPRYNFIPPVAEDQWLNREVNGTNMAYDPDRASQILDRLGFKKGADGVRISPDGKRLSFELDVPSISDWLTAAQLIASDLQKVGIEVNIRLVALPTYVDIRNRGAFTIFFGSRIYSLLMLYDPAAYLFQPVFHSNATAEIGQNTPGTNWARVRIPELDSAIDSALSTDNPTAYRDQIMKIQEILHRYMPIIPLYSIYDIKVYRSDRVEGIQTGLQTLDTLLSIKKRQAAATQSIQQLTQILTSVITVTPSPTMARTTPVETQTTGVSPQTQGVQRGSLDWLVVPLALALIIAILGGVLIYRRRIGR
- a CDS encoding protein O-GlcNAcase — translated: MMVGIVEGFYGQPWDLLDRISMVSYMGRVRLNLYIYAPKDDPYHRVSWRSPYPQHQMEGFSMLIDACARNGVAFGYAISPGLDIDYSSKSDIDILIRKLSMFMDLGTRVLGIFLDDIPPELRGRGFKSLAEAQASIANRVYRELSPDRLFLVPTYYWGYEEGYLRELGSLLDSGVEIVWTGRYVVSPTIDLDDIERFREIAGRYPAIWDNYPVNDFFMVRGVIRLHMGPIKGRDPRIFAVSPAYMSNPMNQAEASKIPIYSISRIARGYELGDMVLEKAVELIAGEEVWDALKLFVRLNSSSPLDPEADFEPSGGEAKSLIDMVDTLRRSLGNKKLLREISPILSFIESLAKTLARGEKMPSKAYRIQTAGLYDPPISDETMVRVFGRVTRRRPMWIS